Proteins found in one Micropterus dolomieu isolate WLL.071019.BEF.003 ecotype Adirondacks linkage group LG12, ASM2129224v1, whole genome shotgun sequence genomic segment:
- the LOC123981079 gene encoding uncharacterized protein LOC123981079 — translation MVRFSWINTSLFVILVLQFTAVTGQNSLSFTVKVGDEVTLPCENVINNQDKCDGTSWVVSRYIETTELVTHGKISKIEISKAKSDRMSVTENCSLVINNVTDEDVGRYTCRQFNKSGQQQAPDSLVYLSVITMKHFQNNDQVSLYCNVFTFGECGHTVEWLYQGDENDTATSQGSCSDIVVFTPRLNQNSNYSELLKCNVTDNKSGQMLLCSVGLQSSCQKTVRTSKSKGITTEGRNETLLAKVETTLKQVLAALSISVVAVKIWTKTKREQNTDG, via the exons ATGGTTCGATTCAGTTGGATTAATACGTCTTTATTTGTGATACtggtgcttcagtttacag ctgtaactggacaGAACTccctctccttcactgtcaAAGTTGGAGATGAAgtcactttgccttgtgaaaatgtgataaaTAATCAGGACAAGTGTGACGGTACTTCCTGGGTTGTCAGTCGTTATATTGAGACAACAGAGCTGGTTACACATGGGAAGATCAGTAAAATTGAGATTTCCaaagctaaatcagacagaatgagtgttacagagaactgttctctggttataaaTAACGTCACAGACGAGGATGTTGGTCGTTACACCTGCAGACAGTTCAACAAATCAGGACAACAACAAGCTCCAGACTCTCTggtttatctgtctgttattacca tgaaacactttcagaacAATGATCAGGTCAGCTTGTACTGCAATGTGTTTACATTTGGCGAGTGTGGACACACAGTCGAGTGGTTGTATCAGGGCGATGAGAACGACACGGCGACATCACAGGGTTCCTGTTCAGATATTGTGGTATTTACTCCTCGTCTTAATCAGAATTCAAACTATTCTGAGTTACTGAAGTGTAACGTGACAGATAACAAGAGTGGACAGATGCTGCTGTGTAGCGTTGGCCTCCAGTCCTCATGTCAGAAAACAG TTCGTACGTCAAAATCAAAAGGTATCACAACAGAGGGGAGAAACGAAACTCTACTCGCAAAGGTTGAAACTACATTGAAACAAG TTTTAGCAGCACTCTCAATAAGTGTTGTGGCGGTCAAAATATGGACGAAAACTAAAAG ggaacaaaacacagatggatga